A genomic window from Plasmodium coatneyi strain Hackeri chromosome 13, complete sequence includes:
- a CDS encoding Heme/steroid binding domain containing protein produces MEDDEQEEAEGENVRGAGHTVRLHGMEDNEEQKRKVSQLISPEGEQMEKAQQEDFSPASEPLLVGETSPSGPSTDPPDDPHEGNEDDDNKCNACNFCEDVCFSILCARCKIKRKNLYAKYKKYKKHNLRICQEKIKLVLKLNVKARAEIQSGRLPDGGTRGRCEMLEAADAVEATDTVDPPNGKNAPNQEHPVQAEQSNPNSEGDEKETPRRRNQYNTLKHTIRRSRSFTYSECEREKEKMEYYNYIKYKQYFTKCEVRRHCHVNDCWVVANGYVYDVTTILGYHPGGINCILKKGGDDVSVDYSFHSKYAQKNFWEPLKIGKVITCSREVNDLSLGNLSSNTKNKCMMM; encoded by the coding sequence atggaggacgatgaacaggaagaagcagaggGAGAAAACGTCCGAGGGGCAGGCCATACAGTGAGACTCCATGGAATGGAAGATAACGAGgagcaaaaaaggaaggtgagTCAGTTGATTAGCCCGGAAGGTGAACAGATGGAGAAGGCCCAACAGGAAGACTTTTCCCCCGCAAGTGAACCTCTACTCGTAGGTGAAACTTCCCCCAGTGGACCAAGCACCGACCCACCAGATGACCCACACGAAGGAAACGAAGACGACGACAATAAGTGCAACGCGTGCAACTTTTGCGAAGATGTGTGCTTCTCCATCCTCTGCGCAAGGTGCAaaataaagaggaagaacctCTACGCCAAGTacaagaaatataaaaagcaCAACCTTAGAATATGCCAAGAGAAAATTAAGCTCGTGCTGAAGTTGAACGTGAAGGCGCGAGCAGAGATACAGTCGGGGCGTCTCCCGGATGGGGGGACTAGGGGGCGGTGCGAAATGCTGGAAGCGGCAGATGCGGTAGAAGCAACAGACACGGTAGACCCCCCTAACGGAAAAAATGCGCCGAACCAGGAACACCCCGTCCAGGCAGAGCAGAGCAACCCCAACAGCGAGGGCGACGAAAAGGAAACACCCCGAAGGAGGAATCAGTACAACACGCTAAAGCACACCATCAGGAGGAGCAGAAGTTTCACCTACTCGGAAtgcgaaagggaaaaagaaaaaatggaatactATAATTACATCAAATATAAACAGTATTTTACCAAATGTGAAGTCAGAAGACACTGCCATGTGAATGACTGCTGGGTAGTGGCCAATGGATACGTGTACGACGTTACAACGATCCTCGGCTATCACCCAGGTGGGATTAattgtattttaaaaaaaggaggtgatGATGTTTCTGTGGATTATTCTTTCCATTCCAAGTATGCACAGAAGAATTTTTGGGAACCTTTAAAAATTGGCAAAGTTATTACCTGCTCGAGGGAAGTTAACGACTTGTCGTTGGGAAATCTATCTTCCAATACGAAAAACAAATGCATGATGATgtga
- a CDS encoding Transcription initiation TFIID-like — protein sequence MAQPLKRVKLNSEQAQNIYAQSENNMSVHNISMNATLCSSLNLDNLYKHFANCIYNPREFKCMRIDVPVSTRSIEKYVRFVNEKGERQKRSEGVVCPSDETNVVIPPPWAATTSQVVEVPKGEATITLGDDAFPDDQNSTREKIIINVSIFANGKIICTGNNSIEACKIAMKKIERKLKQLNFRNISIKNVTITNILAVYNVGFSIVLPLFAQYYKSVDYDPNVFPACKVKIALTNENERDAAEASEQAEGNFAWGSAQSTAERSRSKVDVVSASIFSTGNITLTGGKSYQNLQRCIDILYPYLIKSKSQH from the exons ATGGCGCAACCGCTGAAGAGAGTCAAACTGAACAGCGAACAAGCACAGAACATCTACGCTCAGAGTGAAAACAACATGAGCGTCCACAACATCTCGATGAATGCAACTTTGTGCTCCTCCCTCAATCTAGATAACCTTTACAAACACTTTGCCAACTGTATTTACAACCCTCGAGAATTCAAGTGCATGCGAATTGACGTGCCAGTGAGTACCCGTAGTATAGAAAAGTACGTCCGGTTTGTGAATGAAAAGGGAGAGAGACAGAAGAGGAGTGAAGGAGTTGTTTGCCCCTCTGATGAGACTAATGTAGTTATACCTCCACCGTGGGCCGCAACAACATCCCAGGTTGTTGAAGTTCCCAAAGGGGAGGCCACCATTACCCTGGGGGATGATGCTTTCCCCGACGATCAGAACAGCacgagagaaaaaattattattaacgtgtccatttttgccaatggaaaaataatctGCACAGGAAATAATTCCATCGAGGCGTGTAAAATAGCTATGAAGAAAATTGAAAGGAAGTTGAAGCAGCTAAACTTTAGAAATATAAGCATAAAAAACGTGACGATCACAAACATACTGGCTGTCTACAACGTGGGATTTTCCATCGTGCTGCCCCTGTTCGCGCAGTACTACAAAAGT GTCGACTATGACCCCAATGTGTTTCCGGCATGCAAGGTGAAAATCGCCCTCACGAATGAGAACGAAAGGGACGCCGCCGAGGCGAGCGAG CAAGCCGAAGGGAACTTCGCCTGGGGCAGCGCCCAGAGCACTGCGGAAAGGAGCCGCAGCAAGGTGGACGTCGTCTCGGCCAGCATATTTTCCACGGGCAACATAACCCTCACGGGGGGCAAGAGCTACCAGAACCTCCAGAGGTGCATCGACATTCTCTACCCCTACTTGATTAAAAGCAAATCACAGCACTGA